A window of Tatumella citrea genomic DNA:
GCAGGTTGAAACGCTCGAAATCCTCGGTGCAGATAATTTAGTGCATGGTAACATTGGTGGTCACCGGCTGGTGATTCGCTTACCTCATGAACAACGGCCGCAGGCAGGGACAGTGCTCTGGCTGGAGTTTCCGCACAAAGCCCAGCATTTGTTTAATACCACCACAGGATTACGTCTGGAATGACAGAACAACACTGGCCATACCCGCATATCGTTGCCCATCGTGGCGGCGGTAAATTAGCGCCGGAAAATACCCTGGCGGCCATTGATACCGGCCACCGCTATGGGCATACCATGATTGAATTTGATGCAAAATTGTCCGGAGACGGGCAAATATTCCTGTTGCATGACGATTCACTGGAACGCACAACCAATGGCCAGGGAATTGCCGGACAACAGGACTGGCAGGCATTATCCCGGCTGGATGCCGGAAGCTGGTTTAGTCCGGAATTTCTGGCAGAGCCACTGGCGACTCTCGATCAAGTGGCTGAACGCTGCAGAGAGTACCAGATGATGGCAAATATTGAGATTAAGCCAACGACCGGAGAAGAGGTCACTACCGGGAAAGAGGTCGCGCTGGCAGCTCAAAGATTGTGGCAGGGGCAGGTTGCACCGTTACTTTCGTCTTTTTCTGTAGAGGCACTGTCGGCTGCACAGGACGCTGCGCCAGAATTGCCACGCGGTTTATTGCTGGATAGCTGGCGTGACGACTGGCAGGCACTGACAACCCGGTTGGGATGTGTGGCGATTCATCTTAATCATCTGCTACTGGATGCTGAACGTATCCACCAGTTGAAGTCTGCCGGATTGCATATTCTGGTTTATACCGTCAACCAGCCTGAGCGTGCACGGGTACTGCTTGACCTGGGTGTCGATATGATTTGCACCGACCGCATCGATCAAATTGGGCCTGACTTCCGCTGAGAAGTTTTCACGGGCGGTTAATCGCCCGTGTTCATTCAGGGCTGAGAATTATTAATCCGCTGCTGTGATCTCTGCTGTTGCTGACGAATCTTCTGCTGCAGAGCCTGCGATTCCATCTGCTGATCATTACGCAGTTTCATCTGCTCCTGCTGTTGTTGCATCTGCATCTGGTTTTGCATCCGTTGCTGGGAAATATTTGGAGTAACACCGGCAGGGCGGGTCGTTGCCAGCGGATTATTGTTAATCGCAGCCACTGCCATCAACGGCAGTGCCGTTATTAACGCGGTTAGCAGAGTTTTTTTCATTGTGACCTCCGGTCTAATCAGCTTTCTTAATTATAGTTTTGGCACTGCCAGCGGGCAACTTTGTGCCTGCCTGCTATGTTGTCTCAGTTTGCTGTCAGCAGCGACCCGAACAGTGCTGATGCTCACACTACGGGACACTTTTCGCAGTAAATATCAAAAAAAGTAAAATTTGCCTTTACAAGTGATAATGATAATGATTATTATTCAATTGTCTTCACGAGACATCTCACTCAGATAGCTGGTGAAGACACGACATTGCTCACATTGCTTCCAGTATTTTTTGCCAGCCTTCAGGCTGGCTTTTTTTTGCCTGTCATTCAGCCAGCCAGAGCTGCCAGACCTCGGCCATCCTCTTCACTTTTTTTGAACAGAGGCATGAAGTTTTTCCGCTATTTTTTAGTGCTGTTCAGGTTCAGACTAATAAAAAAATCGGAGGGCAATGAGATGATCTATTTACGTAAAGCAGAAGACCGCGGTCACGCAGAACACGGCTGGCTGAACAGCTGGCACACCTTTTCTTTTGCCGGTTATCACGATCCAAATTTCATGGGATTTTCGGCACTGAGAGTGATTAATGAAGATATTATCGCTCCGGGCCAGGGATTTGGGGCCCATCCGCATAAAGATATGGAAATTCTGACCTATGTCTTGTCCGGCGCTGTTGAACATAAAGACAGTATGGGGAACAAGGAACAGATTCAGGCGGGTGAATTTCAGATAATGAGTGCCGGTACCGGCGTTCGTCACTCTGAATATAACCCCAGCAGTACCGATCCGTTACATCTGTATCAGATCTGGATTATCCCGGAACGCGCCGGTATTGAACCTCGTTATGCGCAGCGGAAATTTGCGGCGAAGCAAGGACGGCAATGGGTACTCACTCCGGATGGCCGGGAAGAGTCACTGATAGTCTGGCAGGATATGACACTATCACGCTGGGCACTGCTGGCAGGCGAACAGGACAAGTTGCCACTGGAAGCTGGCCGAAATACCTGGATTCAGGTGGTCAAAGGCAGCCTGACTATTAACGGGCAGCAGGTAAACACCAGCGATGCTTTGGCGATCAGGGATGAAGATGCGCTGGAGATTGCTGCTGATAGTGATGCAGAGATTCTGATTTTCGATCTGCCTCCGGTCTGATAGTCCGTGACCAGATAGCCCCGTTGCGCGTGATTGCCGGCGGGGCATTTTTGTGTGGCAAATTAATGCTAAACTCGACCTAATCTTTCTGGTGTGAGTTTCGCGAGCGATGAAGAAGAAAAGACCGGTCCTTCAGGATGTTGCCGATAAACTGGGAGTCACTAAAATGACTGTCAGTCGTTATTTACGTAATCCTTCCCAGGTCTCGACCGCATTAGGAGCAAGGATAGCTGTTGTGCTGGATGAGCTTGGCTATATCCCCAACCGTGTTCCGGACATGCTGTCTAATGCTACCAGCCGTGCAATTGGTGTTCTGCTTCCCTCACTGACCAACCATGTGTTTGCCGATGTACTACGTGGTATTGAGACTGTTACTGATGCCGCAGGGTATCAGACCCTGGTTGCGCACTTTGGTTATGATGCACAGAAAGAAGAGCGACAATTGCGGTCTTTGCTGGGCTGGAATGTTGATGGTGTGATACTCACTGAAAGAACCCACACCCCGGCGACTCTGCGCATGCTGGAAATAGCCGGAATACCGGTGGTCGAAATAATGGATTCTGCGTCACCGTGTCTCGATATGGCCGT
This region includes:
- the ugpQ gene encoding glycerophosphodiester phosphodiesterase, with the protein product MTEQHWPYPHIVAHRGGGKLAPENTLAAIDTGHRYGHTMIEFDAKLSGDGQIFLLHDDSLERTTNGQGIAGQQDWQALSRLDAGSWFSPEFLAEPLATLDQVAERCREYQMMANIEIKPTTGEEVTTGKEVALAAQRLWQGQVAPLLSSFSVEALSAAQDAAPELPRGLLLDSWRDDWQALTTRLGCVAIHLNHLLLDAERIHQLKSAGLHILVYTVNQPERARVLLDLGVDMICTDRIDQIGPDFR
- a CDS encoding DUF2756 domain-containing protein encodes the protein MKKTLLTALITALPLMAVAAINNNPLATTRPAGVTPNISQQRMQNQMQMQQQQEQMKLRNDQQMESQALQQKIRQQQQRSQQRINNSQP
- a CDS encoding pirin family protein encodes the protein MIYLRKAEDRGHAEHGWLNSWHTFSFAGYHDPNFMGFSALRVINEDIIAPGQGFGAHPHKDMEILTYVLSGAVEHKDSMGNKEQIQAGEFQIMSAGTGVRHSEYNPSSTDPLHLYQIWIIPERAGIEPRYAQRKFAAKQGRQWVLTPDGREESLIVWQDMTLSRWALLAGEQDKLPLEAGRNTWIQVVKGSLTINGQQVNTSDALAIRDEDALEIAADSDAEILIFDLPPV